One Leptolyngbya sp. SIO1E4 genomic window, GGGCAACACCTATGGCTTTGTCAATACCCAGGGTCAGTGGGTGATTGAGCCTCAATTTGAGTTGGCCGAGAGCTTTTCTGAAGGGCTGGCTGTGGTGAAGCAGGAAGGGCTTTACGGTTACCTAAACCCAGCGGGTGAGTGGGCAATCCCAATTCAGTTTCGCGATGCCTGGCGATTTTCAGAGGCTCGGGCGGTCGTTAAAGTCGACAGCCAATACGGGTATCTGGCCCCCGATGGCACCATTGCAATTCCCCTCACCTTTGATGGGGCCTTCACCTTTTCTGATGGGCTGGCTCGGGTGCGCCAGGGCGATAAATGGGGGTTCATCAACCCCGCTGGGGAATGGATGATTCCAGCCCAGTTTGACTACGCGGCAGACTTTTCTGAGAATCGGGCGGTGGTGCAGCAGCAGGGTCAAGGGGGCTATGTAGACAGTACCGGCACCGGAGTCATTGCGGGGGAGTTTAGCTACGCGGCAGATTTCTCAGAAGGGCTGGCCGCCATTCAAGTGGACGGGCGTTACGGTTACATCAACCTGGCAGGGGATGTCGTGATTCCGCCCACGTTTCAAAACGCTGGCCCCTTTTCCGAAGGGTTTGCCCGCGTTCAGGTCAATAATCAGTGGGGCTTTATCGACACCCAAGGCCAATTTCTCACAGAGTCAGACGCACGCTGATGTAGAAAAAAAAGAGACGCGCCAGGGGCGCTGTCTCTTTTGGGTCAAGGGTCAATGCAGAAAGGTGGAAACGTTCAAACGTGACGAAGGGTTGACTGTAGCCCTATTCAGGTCAATCCAGTCCGTTTTGGTGAAGGCAGGGTCTAGGGTTTGGGGTCTAGGGTGTGCTTGATCCAAATGCACACCGCTATATGCCAGTTCTCGTTTCTAAAGCGACAGATCAGCCCCCTCCCAACCGCCCCTTGCCAAGGGGCGGTGCCGCAGGCGGTGGGGTGGCGATAGGTAGCGCTGCTTTGGAGAATGGGTATTACGCCTTCTGCCCTCTGCCTTCTGCCTTTTAGAACGTATAGCCGACCCCAACCACGCCATTCACTTGGCTATTGTCATAAATTGACCAGTTGACGGCACCGTTGACGGTGACTTTGTCGGTTATGCGGTAGTCAACCCCGGCGGTGAGCAGTGGCCCAATGTCGCTGTCATCACCTGTGATCGCCGCAACCCCAGCCCCAGCATAGGGGAACAGTTTACCGTCAGGGCTGATGGCGTTGAAGTCGTAAGTAATGGGCACATGAAAAGCGGTTTCGCCATCGGAGCTGAAGTCGAGGTCGCTGATGATGCCAGGACGGACGGAAACGTTGTTTCCGAGGGTGAGTTTGCTGTTGATAGCTAGGCCAACGCTGCTGTCGCCAATTTCACCGAAGCCGACGCCAGCACCCACATAGTTGTAGCTGGTGGGTGCGGTTTGGGCTTGAGCCGCGGGAGCCAGAACTGCAGCACCGGTGAGGCCCAATGCCATGAGGGATAAGAGTTGAGTTTTCATGTTGATTCTCCTAGTGCGAAGCGAAAGTTACCAGTCAGGCCTGCCGGGCAGGGGTTTCCCAGAACCGGGAGGGGCTGACTGCCAGTCTGAGGGAAATGGGTTTGCCCTCAAGCTGTGAGACTGTTCTAACGCTGGAGGCTAAAGAATGTGCCAATTTACTGTGACACTTGCTGTGGTGGCAAAGGATAATCCGCAATTGGCGTAGAGGAAAAGGCACGGGGTTTTGGGGCTGAATCCAGCGATCGTGAAGCCTGCTGTGGAGATAACCCCAGGCTTATAGCGAAAGGCAGAAGGCAGAGGGCAAAAGGCAGAATGAAGTGCTGACTGCAAGGGGTATACAGCTTTCTAGATGTCGTAACCTAAGTGGCGGCTGCTTTAAAGGGCAGCGTTGGTAAACGCTTCTCCTTGGAAGAAAATAGACCCCAGCCCCTAACCCCCAGCCCCCCTATCACCCCAGACATCTCACTCCTGGCCAAAAAAACGATATGGGTTCCGGGTAGCAGCAAGCTTGCCCGATTGGCACAGCCTCTAGAAACAGTCCTAGGAGATTAATTCGGCGATAGATCTCTACTATCTATCAGCTGTCTGTATAGCTACTCAAAAAGAGTCGTTGACTGACGATGTTTCAGCATCAATAAATAGCCGTACTTGGCTCATACAGGCTGTTTCGTATCAGAGGACGCTTGCTGATAAGCTGCCTTTTCTTCTGCTAGATAAGCTTCTATTTCCAACTTGTTGGCATGATAATGGGCCAGCGCAGCATATACCTGAGCTAAACTCACTGTGCCAATCCGCTCAACAATCTCTTCGGCACTTAAGCCTTTTTTGTACCAGGCAGCAACTCGTTGTACAGATAGACGGGTTTCTCGGATATGGGGACGTCCGCCTAAAATCTCTGGTGTGTGGATGATCAAGGTGCCAATATCGACAGTTGATTGCATTTCGGTTTGCCTGAAAGTGGCCTCTCCATTCTACAAATCAAGTGATGGTGGTGCCGAGATCTCGGGATTTTTGGTATTTCCAAGTTAAAGGATGCACGATACCGTGATCGGGATGTTCATCAACCGCTATGAATTTGGGCGTGCAACCTGATTGCTTTCCACAGGTCTAGAACACTACCGGAATTTTTAACCCCCAAAGGAGACGTGGGCCACTGTCACCCCTGTCCCGCCATCTGCCTGCTCTGCCGCCTCAAATTTTGCCACCTGGGGATGGCGCTTGAGGAATTCCTGCACCCCCCGGCGCAATTTGCCCGTCCCATGACCATGGATGATCCAGATGGGGCCATTAGCCCCCGCGATCGCCTCCTCTAAGTGAGCCTCCGCTTCCGCCACCCGCATGCCCCGCAGATCAAAGGTGTTTCGAGAAGTCCGCACGGCTGGGGCTTGGGGCTGCGAGGGGGGCGGTGGAGGAGCCACCTTGGGTTTAGGAATATCCGCCTTTTCCCCCTGGAGAGACTCGATATCTTCCAGGCTAACGGTCATTTTCATCAGCCCAAAGCGCACCATCAGCTTGCCGTCTGCATCAGGGTCGCTCTGCACCTCTGCAGTTTGCCCCAGGCTCGGAATCCGGACGCGATCGCCCTCTTTGGGCTTAAAGCCTGGCTTCGGTTTCGGCGTATTGACCTTGGGCTGCCGTTTCTCGGCAATGGCATTGACCGTCTCGGTCGCCTTCTGCGCATCCTGGGCTGTCGGATCCCCCTGCTGCAGCCGTCGAATCACCTGAGCAATTTCCTTGCGGGCCTCTGCGATCGCAGCCTGAACCGCCTGCTCCTGCTGCAGCTGCAGTTCCCGCTCCCGCTCCTTTAAAAATTCTGCCTTACGAGACACCTCTCGATGCAGCCTTTCGGTTTCTGCCAGCAGTTTCGCCGTTTCCCCAGTCTTGCCTTCTTGCTGCCTGCGTTGGGCCTCCAGTCCGGCAATCACCTGGTTCACATCCTGTCGAGTTCCCATCCCCACATAGGACTGAGCCTGCTCCACAATCGCCCCGTCTAACCCCAGCCGCCGCGCAATGGTGAGCGCATTCGATCGCCCTGGAATTCCCCACAGCAAGCGATACGTTGGCGAAAGACTGACATCATCAAACTCCACCGACGCATTCTCAAACCGCTCATCCTCATACTTCAGCGCCTTCAGCTCCCCATAGTGCGTCGTAGCCACCGTAAACCGTGCCTGGTCAGCCAAATGCCGCAGCAGCGCGATCGCCAAAGCACTCCCCTCACTAGGATCAGTCCCCGCACCCACCTCATCCAAAAGAATCAAAGCATTCGAAAGACCGGCCCCAGCATCTTGCTCATCTCCCCTATCTCCCTCATCTCCCCTATCTCCCTCATCCCCTCTCTCCCCAACTTCCTGCTCCCCGCCACCATCCACCCCTTGGACAGCCTCTAAAATTCGCCCAATACGTCTGATATGCCCCGAAAATGTGGACAAACTCTGTTCAATCGACTGTTCATCGCCAATATCAGCCAGTATTTGATCAAACCAGGGAATTTCCACCGGCTCTTTTGCGGGAATAAACATTCCGGCCTTCGCCATCAGGGCGGCAAGGCCCAGGGTTTTTAGCGTTACGGTTTTGCCCCCGGTATTGGGGCCAGTAATAGCCACAACGCGAATGCGAGGATGGACAATTGCATCAATAGGCACCACCGGGCTGCCATCCTCATGATGCTGCTGCCACACCAAGAGGGGATGACGCAGTTGGCGCAGGGTCACTTGCTCTTCTGAAGACACAAAGCGAGGGGCATTTGCCCCCAACCAGTGACCGTACCGGGCCCGGGCAGTGGCCAGATCCAGGGTAGTGACGATCCGCAACAGGTCTTCTAAATCGTCGTAAACTTCGGCAACGCTCTCAGTCAAGGCACGGCAGACCGCTTCTTCTTCTACTTGCTCTTGCCGCCGCAGCTGCCGCAGGCGATTACCCATCTCAATGATGCTATTGGGCTCGACATATAGCGTGGCTCCACTGGTCGAAGCATCGTGCACAATACCCGGAATCGCGTCTTTTTGGGGTGCCTTGACCGGAATCACAAACCGATCGCCCCGTTGGGTAATCACCGCTTCTTGAACCGCATTGCTATGGCGCTGCAGCAGCCGCTGCAGCTTTTGATAGATGCTGCTGCGCTGGGTTTTGAGCTTTTCTCGAATGCCCCCCAATTTGGGACTGGCCCGGTCGGCCACTTTGCCGCGATCGTCAATGCAGCGATGAATGTCTTGCTCCAGCTCTGGATAGGTCCGCAGTTCTGCCACCAGAGCTTGTAAGGTCGGTAATTCTGCCGTTTCGTATCCATCTATGGTGCGGCGCAGCTGACGGGCACCCGCCAGGGTCATTGCAATTGCCAGCAGTTCATCTCCCCGCAGCACGCCCTGCCGCTCAGCCCGCTCTAACGCGTCACCAATATCTTGAATCCCCGTAAACTTTAGCCCTGGTGGGTTGAGATCTAGCAGGGCAGCCTCACAGGTTTGAGCCAACAAAGTCTCACTGATAGCCAGGCGCTCGGGCAACACTAACCGGCGGGCAGCGATCGCCCCTAACTTCGTCGCGGCAAAGGTCGATAGGTGTTGACACAGGCGGGGCCACTCCAGAAGGGTGAGGGTTTCAGCTTGGATCAAGGCTTACAAACACCGGGTAAAACAGCACGCAATCCAAGGAGGATCTTGATGTTCAGTATAGAAGCTATGGAGTAAAACCGAAAAAATACAGAATCTTCACCTATCGAAACGTTAAAGATGAGACAATCCTAGGGATTAATAGCAGGAAAGGAATGCCACTCCTGCGGGTGCATTTTTTAATTTTACTCAGTGAAATTACGGGTTCATAAACCCGTGAGGCGTATCAAATTTATCTCACAAAAAGATAAAACCTAAATGAACTTGAAGAGAGATTGTTATTCTCGCCTTTAACAGCACCACAATCATTAATCTTTATCTTTAACTTCTAATACGTTGAATTTCTCTTGAGACTTAGTATGCTTCCTTGACAATCGTAGCTTAAGCCATGGCCTCTAAGTTTAGCCCCCGATCGGTTCTCCATCTTTCTCAGAAGCTACCGTTGCGCATCGTGCTGGTGGTTTCCTTTATCGTACAGATTGCGGCGGCAGTAGGGCTGACGGCGGGCTTATCTCTACGCAATGGTCAAAAGGCCGTCAATGAGTTGGGGGTTCAGCTAGGTGAAAGAGCGACCGCCCAAATTCAAGAACATCTCCAAACTTATCTGCTGCAATCCAATCTGCTCCAGCGCAATAGCCGCAGCATTTTACTGTATGACGACATTGACCGGACAGATTTTGACGCCCTAGCGGGTCATTTTTGGCATCAACTCCGTGCCTCTGATGGCATTACCAGCATCTATATGGGGTACCCAGACGGCAGTTTTATCGGGGTTCAAGAGCGCGATAGCGGGCAGACAGTATTGTGGGAAATCACCTCAGATAGGGCCCCCAGACGCACAACCTATCGTCTTGACTATGCCGGGCGCCAACAGGAGGCGATCGCTGAGCAAACCTATGACCCCCGCAATCGTCCCTGGTATCAGGCCGTTGTGGAAAATCGCCACGCTAGCTGGAGTTCTATTTACGAGTTTGCCTCAGAAGATTATCCAGTCTTGGGGATTACCCTGGCCGCTCCGCTGTATGGCGATCGCGGCCTGCTAGATGGCGTGATCGCCCTTGATCTCACCCTTGAGCAACTCAGTAACTATTTGCGCGTATTAGATATCACCCCCAACGGTGAAGCCTTCATCATTGAGCGCAGCGGTAATATTGTCGCCACTTCCGCCAATGAGCTTCCCTTTGTCACCCTGCCCAATGGTGAGCAAATTCGCATGCAGGCCACCGGCAGCCGCCAACCTATCATTCGAGAAACGGCCCAGTACCTATTAGAAGAGTTTGGCACCCTAGAGCGCATTCAGTCTCACCAGCAGCTCACCTTCGAGGGAGTCCAGACACGGCAAATTGTGCAAGTTGAGCCTTTCCGCGATGGGCGGGGGCTAGACTGGCTGATTGTATCGGTCATTCCCGAATCAGACTTTACCGGGCAAATCGCAGCCAATACCCGTCACACGCTGCTCCTGTGCCTGTTGTCACTCATTGTTGCCAGCATTATTGCAGGCATTACTGCCCGCTGGGTCGCCCAACCGATTTATCGCCTCAATGTTGCGGCTCAAAAATTGGCAGTGGGCACCTGGAACCATTCACTCCCAAACGCCCGCTTCAAAGAATTATCCGAGCTATCCAAGGCTTTCCAGAGCATGGCCAAACAGCTGAAACAGTCTTTTCGGCAGCT contains:
- a CDS encoding WG repeat-containing protein, with amino-acid sequence MVQFIEPSPLEQSPVMPEPLLFDTAADFAEGTAAVRQGDRLGYIDHSGSLVVTVADANVSVAGPFSEKLALARAGDYHGYIDTTGNWAIAVQFRQAKAFSEGLAAVQGGNTYGFVNTQGQWVIEPQFELAESFSEGLAVVKQEGLYGYLNPAGEWAIPIQFRDAWRFSEARAVVKVDSQYGYLAPDGTIAIPLTFDGAFTFSDGLARVRQGDKWGFINPAGEWMIPAQFDYAADFSENRAVVQQQGQGGYVDSTGTGVIAGEFSYAADFSEGLAAIQVDGRYGYINLAGDVVIPPTFQNAGPFSEGFARVQVNNQWGFIDTQGQFLTESDAR
- a CDS encoding outer membrane beta-barrel protein — encoded protein: MKTQLLSLMALGLTGAAVLAPAAQAQTAPTSYNYVGAGVGFGEIGDSSVGLAINSKLTLGNNVSVRPGIISDLDFSSDGETAFHVPITYDFNAISPDGKLFPYAGAGVAAITGDDSDIGPLLTAGVDYRITDKVTVNGAVNWSIYDNSQVNGVVGVGYTF
- a CDS encoding DUF433 domain-containing protein, whose amino-acid sequence is MQSTVDIGTLIIHTPEILGGRPHIRETRLSVQRVAAWYKKGLSAEEIVERIGTVSLAQVYAALAHYHANKLEIEAYLAEEKAAYQQASSDTKQPV
- a CDS encoding endonuclease MutS2, which gives rise to MIQAETLTLLEWPRLCQHLSTFAATKLGAIAARRLVLPERLAISETLLAQTCEAALLDLNPPGLKFTGIQDIGDALERAERQGVLRGDELLAIAMTLAGARQLRRTIDGYETAELPTLQALVAELRTYPELEQDIHRCIDDRGKVADRASPKLGGIREKLKTQRSSIYQKLQRLLQRHSNAVQEAVITQRGDRFVIPVKAPQKDAIPGIVHDASTSGATLYVEPNSIIEMGNRLRQLRRQEQVEEEAVCRALTESVAEVYDDLEDLLRIVTTLDLATARARYGHWLGANAPRFVSSEEQVTLRQLRHPLLVWQQHHEDGSPVVPIDAIVHPRIRVVAITGPNTGGKTVTLKTLGLAALMAKAGMFIPAKEPVEIPWFDQILADIGDEQSIEQSLSTFSGHIRRIGRILEAVQGVDGGGEQEVGERGDEGDRGDEGDRGDEQDAGAGLSNALILLDEVGAGTDPSEGSALAIALLRHLADQARFTVATTHYGELKALKYEDERFENASVEFDDVSLSPTYRLLWGIPGRSNALTIARRLGLDGAIVEQAQSYVGMGTRQDVNQVIAGLEAQRRQQEGKTGETAKLLAETERLHREVSRKAEFLKERERELQLQQEQAVQAAIAEARKEIAQVIRRLQQGDPTAQDAQKATETVNAIAEKRQPKVNTPKPKPGFKPKEGDRVRIPSLGQTAEVQSDPDADGKLMVRFGLMKMTVSLEDIESLQGEKADIPKPKVAPPPPPSQPQAPAVRTSRNTFDLRGMRVAEAEAHLEEAIAGANGPIWIIHGHGTGKLRRGVQEFLKRHPQVAKFEAAEQADGGTGVTVAHVSFGG